The following proteins are co-located in the Deltaproteobacteria bacterium genome:
- a CDS encoding aminotransferase class V-fold PLP-dependent enzyme has translation MIYFNNAATSYPKPDGVAEAVTKSLTDPPTNPYRENVTRESVISSCRERIARLFHFPDPNRVLFCSGSTEALNMAIHGLASKGGHIITTQLEHNAVLRPLHYLETNGVCDVDVLPCRFPGYPSASDFKNTLKKHTCLAVVNHASNVTGARLCLSDIYDICDAHEIPLVIDAAQSAGSLDVDMSGMSRAVLAFTGHKGLLGPKGVGGLLVGDRLNPRVWKSGGTGIRSDLKSMPEMWPVKYEAGTLNQPGIAGLASSVGYILQKGLSFLGNTKEELVRHMVRELGKLDDVTIFSEPPEQNHCGIVCFNVNGWSSEEIGYILNESFDIRVRTGLHCAPLIHRAMGTFPLGAVRASFSCFNTHDEIETFVQALRTITNQH, from the coding sequence ATGATCTATTTCAATAACGCGGCCACCAGTTATCCGAAGCCCGACGGCGTGGCCGAGGCGGTTACGAAAAGCCTGACGGATCCGCCGACCAATCCATACCGTGAGAACGTGACGCGAGAGTCCGTTATTTCGTCATGCAGGGAAAGAATTGCCCGGCTGTTTCATTTCCCGGACCCGAACAGGGTCTTATTCTGCTCCGGGTCCACGGAAGCACTCAACATGGCCATCCACGGCCTGGCCTCCAAGGGCGGCCATATCATTACCACTCAGTTGGAGCACAACGCGGTTCTTCGCCCGCTTCACTATCTCGAAACGAACGGTGTCTGCGACGTGGACGTCCTCCCGTGCCGGTTCCCCGGATATCCGTCCGCCTCGGACTTCAAGAATACCTTGAAAAAACACACATGCCTCGCGGTCGTCAATCACGCTTCGAACGTCACCGGCGCCCGGTTATGCCTTTCCGACATTTACGACATCTGTGATGCTCACGAAATACCGCTCGTTATCGACGCGGCCCAATCCGCCGGATCCCTGGATGTGGATATGTCGGGCATGTCCCGGGCCGTACTCGCCTTCACCGGACACAAAGGTCTTCTGGGCCCCAAGGGCGTGGGAGGTCTTCTGGTGGGCGATCGATTGAATCCTCGCGTCTGGAAATCAGGAGGAACCGGTATTCGAAGCGACCTGAAATCCATGCCGGAGATGTGGCCGGTCAAATACGAAGCGGGAACACTGAATCAGCCGGGTATCGCGGGCCTCGCGTCCTCCGTGGGATATATCCTTCAAAAAGGACTTTCCTTTTTGGGAAACACCAAAGAGGAGCTGGTGCGCCACATGGTTCGAGAACTCGGAAAACTCGACGACGTCACGATCTTCTCCGAGCCACCGGAACAGAATCATTGCGGAATCGTATGCTTTAATGTAAATGGATGGAGTAGCGAGGAAATAGGGTACATCTTAAACGAGTCTTTCGATATTCGAGTCCGAACGGGTCTTCATTGCGCGCCGCTGATCCACCGGGCCATGGGGACATTCCCACTCGGCGCGGTGCGAGCGAGTTTTTCCTGCTTCAACACACACGATGAAATCGAAACCTTCGTTCAGGCTTTAAGAACCATCACGAACCAACATTGA
- a CDS encoding enoyl-CoA hydratase/isomerase family protein — MTRYETIIVEKDEKYIGDITLNRPDKLNTFSSEMAGELYDALVALDADCDVRVILIKGAGKAFCAGIDVNELSNKTAMEYREWIERMERPLLAISKLKKPVLAQVHGVAAANGMGLAAAADLVIASTDARMGLTAINVGLNCVGPVIPVARCVGRKKALELLLYGDLIDAREALALGLVNRIVPKEDLEAEAHRYAETLAQKSPIAVQIAKRAFYASEDMDYEKQFGYMNEAFARLCTTDDAKEGVLAFLEKRKPVWKEK; from the coding sequence ATGACAAGATACGAAACCATCATTGTTGAAAAGGATGAAAAGTACATTGGAGACATCACATTAAACCGCCCTGACAAGTTAAATACGTTCAGCAGCGAAATGGCCGGGGAACTGTACGACGCTCTCGTTGCCTTGGACGCGGATTGCGACGTTCGGGTAATTCTAATCAAGGGAGCCGGCAAGGCCTTTTGCGCAGGCATCGATGTAAATGAGCTTTCCAATAAGACCGCGATGGAATATCGGGAATGGATCGAACGGATGGAAAGACCGTTGCTGGCGATTTCCAAATTGAAAAAACCGGTCCTTGCGCAAGTACACGGCGTTGCCGCTGCAAATGGCATGGGGCTGGCCGCGGCCGCGGATCTGGTCATCGCCTCGACGGATGCCCGCATGGGACTTACAGCGATCAATGTAGGATTGAATTGCGTCGGCCCCGTGATTCCTGTCGCCAGATGCGTCGGGCGAAAGAAAGCATTGGAGTTACTGCTGTATGGTGATTTGATTGACGCTCGAGAAGCGCTCGCTCTGGGGCTGGTGAACCGGATCGTCCCCAAAGAGGACCTGGAAGCGGAGGCGCATCGTTACGCGGAAACATTGGCCCAAAAGAGCCCCATAGCCGTCCAGATTGCGAAACGAGCGTTTTACGCATCCGAGGATATGGACTATGAGAAACAGTTCGGATACATGAACGAGGCATTTGCCCGCCTGTGCACCACGGATGACGCCAAAGAGGGGGTTCTTGCTTTTCTTGAAAAGAGAAAACCCGTATGGAAGGAGAAATAG